gggtgaagaagaaaaaaaagcttcccttcGAACGTGAGAGCTCATCCTCTTGAAGggcaaatggaaaacaaagacACGGTTGAGTGTCGTTTGGTCGTCTGAGCGCGGGGGTTTAGTTTCCCAGCCAGGAAAGGGGTGGGTACTGCTCCAAGCAAAAGGTTGACAAGCCGTCACTAGCAAAGGTGATGTGAAATGGGTCATCTGCTTGTGGGCAGTGACCGTTCACAGTCTGAAGGAATGACCAATGCCGTAACCGAAATGTAATCGAGATGTGGTGCGTGATAGAACCAAATGGAAATATAAATTGAGTCGCAAAGGTTAGTTGTGCTAATCGAAATAGCTTCATATTGATGGTATAATAGTAGCAATTTTCAATTCTTATTTCTTCGATTATAATCTTCTATTTgcttgaattttatttaatttcgtaGAAATAAATATAACTGGATGAAGAAAAGCTAttcgaaaaataaagtttgcTTTACTGCACCTGCAACAAACCGATCAAACTTTAATTCAAACGCTTTTCCGACTTTTACAacttattttccattttccgacGCGCGATCAAAAATGATCGTTTCCGCTATTTGGCACCTGTCTTTCAGCTCCCAGCACTCCAGCGGTGTTaaagtaaaatggaaaaaagcacaCCCATCACCTTTAAGAAAAGATGCCCGGAGCATACCTACAGGGAAGCCACCACAGGTGTGCATGGTGAACATTTAGCAGCCATGTACTGACCGATCGTTCCTTGTGAGGGAAGGGTAAACGTCGCCGGAAAAGTGTTCACATGCTTGCagcgtatgtttttttttgctgcatgtaaacattttccttccaaacgCTTTTAAAACATCGCAACTGTTCCATGGAAGTAAGATCACGGAGCATGTTGCTTGCTTTCATTTTGCATACTGGTGGCGGCGGTAAAACGTCTCAACGCGCACGCATCCCCATTTCCTTTCTGGCAGGGTGCAATTGCAGCAATTGCGCAATAGCGTTTCAGTGTTGGCGAGAACGCAATCGAATGGCAAAAGACCTTGCAGATGAGGCATAGAAACCGCTGAAAGATTTAATCAAATAGTTTCTGGTTTTCTGCTTGTGGTTTTGAGTTGTTAGTTACAGGTTTGGGGACAGGTGCTCAGATCGCTTTCGCTGGATAAAAGCACGtacgttgatgatgatgatgatgagcggTTTCGGTGGGTACGTTTGGTTCTTACACTTAAAATATGGAGCATGTAATtaacattgtttattgttcGAGCTGTTAGAGCATCGAACTATGACGCTAAGAGTGAAAATGATGAGTTTCCACTGACGAAAGCATTAGTTTAGTTCGTTTTTTCGCTGTTTATCTTAGTCGCTTTCTCACGCCAAGCACCAAAATACCacccattttcccattttcaatCACACCCTCACGCTTCATAATTATGACATAATTTTCACGAAGAAACGCACCGCCCCAACAGCAATAGTTTCGGAAATTTTACCTCCAAATAATCAAATCTTTTCGATCTTTCGGTGTTGTCGATCCTCCCAGCGCATCGACCATAAACACTTCTTATCGAATCACGTTATGAACCAATTTCCACGCAGCTAATTTCCCATAATGAGGAAACGAAATAAACGGCACGCGGCTACCGTCGTCTGCTGCCTCTTTTCCACCCGAAACCGTATACTTTCTCACACTTTCTAACGCCACGACACCGATGTTTTAGGCAGTGATCGCATAATCGCAAACACCAATTTTTTCCCcatatattaaataaaattttggttAATGTACACTTCCTGCCCACGGTTGCCGGCGGCTTGTCGGCAGGGTCGAGGTTTCCTGCGAGATCATTTTAATGTCATCGAGCGGAAATGTTCGGAAGCTGCTTCCCTTTTACAACCGAAGGTACTATCGATCACTTCCGGGGCTGAAGTATGTGCTGCAATTTGCATTGTGCACAATCCACCGACCACCGAGCAGCATGCAGTGCAGTGTTTTCCCGGTCAATTAATGATTTCACTATCAGATTATTCCGACACACTCGGTCCCTCTTGCATTCACGGTTGTTGCATCATCAAAGAAGTGTTTCTACCCATTGTACAGGACGCAGCGATTTGAAGATTGTCGCCAGTGTCACGTGTGTGTGGGATTGAGAAGACAAATTAGAAAGTGAAAATTGGATGCACTACGTTACCTGATCCATGTTACAGAAGGCATTCCAACACATGCATTGGTATGTGAGGGTGTTTGGATTGACTTGATCCGCCGAACAAATGCTAGGCTTGAAGAAGGGTCGTCGAATTCAAGATAACAAGTTCAACGTTGCGATAATGTTAACGGAAGGAAATCTCAATCCATCCCGTTACCCTTTACTGCCTTTTCCTTCCGATGATTGACAGCTGATGGATTAATGGTGTCCAATCGCGTCATCATTTACTTTCGCCGCAGTGACACATATAAGAGCGAACCTTTCTCACATGGATACCTGGCGTGCTCAAATGATTGTTTTCCCTTCAAGCACACCCTTCGGAAGtctagaagcttttttttgtcgttcgtCGTCGCTCTATTAATACGTAATCCAGTCGACATAATAATTAAACCACTAATGAGCTCACCTTTCATCTGAACGTTTTAGTATTGAAGTGTTTCTCACGTTCATCACCACACAACGAATGGTTATGAAGTATGACAGTGGTTGCGAAGGAAAGGTACGCCAAGTTGGGTGCATATTTTTACGCTATATTACCGAAGCAACTATTTCGGTGGCTTTTCCGAGCCACCAGCATGCTCGAAATTGACCCTCTTGACTGTTTGTAGTGCCTATTCGATGGGATCACTTCGTGCGTAATGGTTTTGCATCGTAATTGGTGGCTCCAAAGCTCGTCTGTGAACTAATTGAATTGATCATTAGCTGAATGTTTCGTTATTGaaagttaaattattttattacgcACAAAAGTTGCGcatctaaaaaattttttgaaatgaaatgtgcTTTCcataaaatgaattaaaactgTATAAACTATGAGGTACATGTTATACAACAAATACTAAATATGTAGATTTGTCtaaggtttttatttaattgattttgtaATTCTTTCTCTAAACTAGTTTTGTTAATCCGCACAACACACTCGCAAATTTCTCCCTGGCGTCCAAAAATCAATCCATAGCTATTTAATATCGTGACAAATTGCAAACGAACCATAGCATAACACGCAAACATTCGCTGCATTTCACCACACGATCCACCAACGATCCTGGCACCTGGTTTAAGCACGTGCGCATAACTCGATTGCACTACAAACTTGAACTTGATTTCATCTACGCGACCAAAGATCTCCACAACAAGATCACAGCTTTTGCTAACTTTCACGCATCGATTACGATCAGACACGCGTTCCGCGTCAATTCGTTGCTGCACCTTcataaaagcataaaagaCGGTATGGAAAAGACCCGCTTGCAGATACGAAACAGCAATAACATAAAACCAGTCCTGTTTCGCTTCCTTCTGTGACAGTTGTTTGGAGAAACAGGAAACCTTCAAGAAACCCCCCCTGAGAAGGcgccaaaaatatatacacaaaAAAGAGGTACACCAAATGTACCGTACCGGGGAAGTTCGTGAATCTCGTGCTCCAGCAAGGTGTTACTGTTGGCGTTTTACAATGAATCGAAAACGAAAGTTACCGGTCCTCCGGGGTGCGATGCTAGTGGTGGAAACATTTGTCGGTTTTCGGTAGCAAAATCAATGTGAAATGCTTAATTTTCACTTTGCAGCTGCGATTAACGTTTCAGACGCGATTTTCTATACCGGTTGAGCAGGGTTAAACCCTCCAGaagagaaggaaaggaaagataAACACCTTTAAAGACACCTTTTTGCAAAGTGTTGCCCGATCGTCATGGTTAGCGAAAAGCACTCTTTTCCATATGGATTGCGaatgcgaaataaaaaaaatcgcaaatgaataacacacacaacaaacgtaCTCCGTACTTTATCCTCCTGATCGCTGCCCGTTGATTGCTGCTGCTTAAGACTAAGTGACTTTGGGTGAATACAAATTAATTTACTGcaacaacccccccccccccccccctttgaCAGTGGGAATCCTGATATCCAGCGCCGGAGACCAGCTTGTTTCAGTTTCCATCGGAACTGGAGCTCGACGGGGGGAAACGCGAGCTTCGTGAACCTACAATATAACCTATTCAGACTTTCTTGTCCGAATGTGTGTACGGCGGAACTGATCCGTAAGCAAGGGCAAACGATTACAGAAAGaaagtttcgttttattaCCTTTGCATCGTTAATGCTCCCTGTGCGCTGCCAGTGCGCCCCGCGAtcggtggtgctggtgatTGAACTCCCATTTTATGGAGATTAATGGTGATCATCATCTTCCCCAGTCCAGCTACCACGTATGCGCACCGTACCGTTGCTCTGttggtttgccttttttttcgctgttatTGCCCCCTCATTATGCTCTCTAACGCTGTGCTAAAGTGTGCAGATCTTTCCGAGCGTGTAATGGGGAGGCTGCTTAATTTTGGTGAAATGCTGGTTGCAAAACGGAACAACTGACGAGTATCCGGGATGAAAAGGATCATGATCGTGACGGGGACACGCCGCATGACTAAGcttgtgtttgcttcttcAGAAGAAATTCGGAAGATTGTGCGACCCTTAATCTCTTACGTGACCTAAGAGCGACACGTTTCTTATGGTTTTGCAGAGGGTGGCTCAAATCAAAGTTCAAATCATGCTCTATCATGCTTTCCGGAGCTTTTCCGACCTAGTTTCGAAAGTATAACCCACCCTCCTCCGACAGCTTGAGAATGTGACCGTTTTGCTGATTATTAGGCAGCATCTATTGCAATAATTAGTAGCAAAGGGCAACAACGGAAGATAATGGAATTCCGATGGTTTTGCGTAAGCACTCTAAAACTGGGCGATTGTTACAATGAGAGCTTCCAAATGTCACCAAGGTTGGCAAATGGTGCTTTTGGTGATCGCAAGTATCGCGCACACTAATGCCATTTGATTCCTATTAATTGACGATCGTTATCAGCGGTCGTGAGATGAATTTTTTTATCGCCATATTAATTGCTAACCAAAATCTAGAGCTTTGGAGCAAGTTTGTTGCGGCGCTGCAGGGAGATAAAACTTTATACATAAACAATCACCAATTCAGCCAGTTCTTCTTAGATTATCATGTCTGATTTTCTCAGCTGTCGTTAAACCTTGCTTTCGTCTGTTAATGGAATGACTAATTAAAAGCCATTTGATGTCACTGCCTGAGAAGCTACGGCCTGGGAAACAGTATTCTGATTAGAAGAGACATCAACGATGGGAATCTAACCACCTAAAAACCGGTCTCACTCCGTTCACAACGCCATCCATCCATGCAGTGAAGCCCAACCATTATCTAATCGAAAAACGCATTCGGATACCAGGGCGGGAAGATATGCTTATCTGCTAGAAACAGCCAATCCACCAAATAGTTTCCTCACACTTTGGCATAAACGTTGCCGCTCCGTTCATTAATGCGTATCTTATTGCCGTCACTCCGTTTTTCACTCTCACGTTTAACGCAAGCAAGTTGCTACCAGTTGGTAAAACATGCGTGTACTAATATGTTCGTGGGATGAAATACCACGTAAAACTTTTGGggccgttttttgttgttgttttgtttcaattcaCGCACGCTCGCCCGGCGTTGTCGTaccgaaatggaaaagaaCAATGGATGACAACAGATTCATTCGCATCAAACGCAGGCTAACTTCTTGCTTGCCGTTTCGCGTTGGCACCTGGCGGAGGTGTACCGTTGCATAATGAACATTTCGTTTAAGGTGAATTAGTCAACAGCATTAGTAACAAAGGTAACAAAATAGAAGTGTAATGAACACACACGTCGTACTTTTTATTGTCATGTAATAGAATTACATAAAGCGCATGGTACTTTATTTGGGGTGGATATTCAATTAGGGATGCATTtggaagtaattaaaaaagcgCGTGTTGTACAAATTGATCATGAAAccgcttttattattttttggaaaatttaaaataaattcctgcgcattaaaataaattcctgCATTACAACTATAGCCTTTTCTAacgaaatattttcttcaatttctattTCCAAAACGCATCTGCAGCTACTTTCCTGCTAGGGTTGACGTTGGCCGAGAAGAAGAACGTAACCGAACAATCGGTGGAAGCACCAGCCCCAGGTGCAAAGGAAAAGCGTCAGACGGAACATGAAACGCGCTCGGTTCCTCTATCGCTAATTGCTAACCGTCGCCAGCAGGCtcttcatcagcagcaacagcaggaatACTATCAGAGCGAGGAAGGTTCGTTCTATGCAGCCCAGCCAAGCTCCGGTCAGCCGTCGATCGCCTACAAACCGTCCGCTGCCGGTGCTCACAAAGCAGCCAACTCGCAGGAACAGCAACCACAGTACCAGGAGGTAGGTAACCTTTAACGTCCCGTGCTGTGATGCTAGAAGAAGCACCGCATGAGAAGGCACCGGCTAACATTCAGCTTTTATGTACACTATCGAGCATCTTCAGTGTTTGTGTACACGTCCCCGGTCCATCCATCCCGAGGTTTTGTGCCGCAAAGTTAGCtacttgtttcattttatttgacgatatttttttttatgtatatcGTACCAATTTTCGAAACGTAACGGAACGAAGCGTCGTGATGCACGTTTACCATTTGCACCCCGAACACAAACGATGGCTGGAGCTTATGTAACGGAAAGATCTCGCGACCTAAGACCGCTCTTTGCGTGGTTGAAATGAAGCGCAAGAATCTAACACCACTGTCTAGGGACGTGCCGGAGGGGGACATGCTAgttgtggatggttttatTCCTATTATACCATGTAGCAAttgaatcttcttcttctgacCATCTCGAACCTTTGTGCACCACTTGTCCACGTTTCTTGCTGTACATCTGCCACGAGTTTTGTCGTAAAAGTTGGCCGTAGCTATGGACGaaatgaaaattcgaagattcaaCCACACATTGAGGAAATGCTTTCGAAAGATCAGTCCAGTGCCCAAATCCATCTTCGGCTGGGTGGTATGCatcacaaacaaacgatcgGTCGTGATCGTGCCTCACCGTGTTGTGGCACCGGTTGCACTGAAATGATTTAGATTGATCCGTTGGCAAGTgttgtgtttacttttttcaacatttcataAACCTCGAGGATCGACTTTTAAGGCACGGGTACGACCTACGATGACCTCTAATTATAGTTGCCGAAGGAATCGaggatcatgatgatgatgattctaCTGGCATTAAACACAATATTTTTCGAtcgttggaaaaaataaatcataaacttTAGCTACGATCTAGACACGTTCGGGTTGTGTCACGATTTAAACATCCACTCGAGAAAGATCGTTGCTGGCTTCGAGTAAACATAGctgttaaaaatgtttattatatttttacattcattACTATTTACATTCCACTAGTAAATAAATTGCTagaagaaattttataaatgagaaaaatgcaTAAGATTTGCCGAGCATTTGTGGTAAATTACATCCTGGTGCAAAATCACTCCTCTGACCTTAACCGACTCGCGTGAGCCTTAGGTTATCGAAAGTCATCATATTGAATTGACGGCCTAAGGCTGCGGATAACGGCAATAGGGGAAATGTCTGTCGGTTCAAGAACGACAGACCACTTCTAGGAGTGGTACTAGATTCTCTCACACAGCACTGTTAACGATAAGCTTCGGTTTGATGTTATCCATACCTTAATCGCTTGCAAATGGCACAAAGATGACGTCTTATATACATTCTTTCCGTTCCTCAGTTGCCTCCCGAGTACATCAGTCTGTTGCATCAACTGGCCGAACATCAGCCCAAGGCATCCGCGCTGAAGCAAGGCAAGGCCGTCAGTCAGCAATACGAGCCCCAAAGTCACGCGCAACACTCGAAGCCCAACCAGGTTCAGTACATTACCGAGGAAGAGTATGCGCAGCTGCTAAAGCAAGCCCAACAGCAAGGTCCCCCAgcagctcatcatcatcatcaacaaccaccGCAGGGCCTCCAAGCGTACGGAAGACCGTCGGCTCACAGTCCTCCGTCAGGTATGTCTGCCGCGAAACTGCGGTAATGCTGGCCGGTAAATGTTAATTGTTATTTTGTCCACTCGATTCACAGCGTCTCACAAGTATCGGCCATCAATCCAGCTGCTAGAGACGGCCGAAGAACAGCAGGGATCGTACGGACAGCAGGAGGGTGAGCAGTATCGCATCCAGTACAAGAGCATCCAGCAGGCCGGCACAGTGACACCCGTCCCGAAGCCAGTTAGCTCTTTTTCCTTCGAAAACGAACTCGCTAAATTGGTTGAGTCAAACCGTCCGCTAGCATACCATTCGGTGCCCCATCACCCTGGTCGTCAGCATGACAGTCAGCACGAGGCTCAACGGTACGGCCCTACACCGAGTCCACAATCGCATGAATACACCTACGTCCAGGCAGGTCCCGCACATGGTCGCGAACATGGCGCACCACAACCGCCAAAGCAATCGATCAAAGCTCAGTATATTGCTCCATTCGCCCAAGGTTTACCACTGTCTGGGCCGAAGATAAGCCCCGCTCATCTGCAGGTTGGACCGCAAAAATTCGTTGACAGTGCTCCACCGGCCCAGAAGTATCAGTTCATTGCTCAACCTGAGCAATCGGGTCCTTCGAAAGCCCagctccatcatcatcaacagcaacagcagcaccaacaacagcaacagcatcatcaccatcatcaagcACCAGCTCACCAGGGCCAACAGTACTTTGCCGAAGTATCGCCGAAGCAGCAGGCAGGAACTCCGTCGCCAAAAATCCAGTACTACATTCCGAAGGAGAAGAACGTGCAGATCTACTACCAGCaggcgcagcagcagcaacaacaacaacaacaggtgATTGAGCAACATTCGCCACAGCATCCGATGAAGATTGTCGAGGCTCCTCAGCTGCAGAACGAGAAACCCCAAAAAACGGTCCAATCTCACCATCGTTCAAAGCCtgccgagcagcagcagcagcagcaagttcATCAGCACCGTTATGCACCTCGGGACAAGCAACAGGACTCGATCGATCCGCATGCACCGTCCCGTTCGGCTATCTACGTTTCGCAATCTACCGGCGTTAACCAGGCTACGGCGGCTGCCACTCCAGCACCTTCCGCACATGGACACAAAATTCCACCGAAAATTGACCGACCCCTGACGCAGGAAGAATTCCAAGCTCTGGTAGATGCTGGATATTCTGTAGTTCCAGTCCCGGTGCCCGTTCCCGTGCCAATCTCTcagtatcagcagcagcagcaagcagcacATCATGCAGGTCATCCTGGAGCGCCCCATCCAGGAGCACGTGGTGGACCACATCCCACACCGGCTGCCCGACAGGCTGCTCAGGCATCTCGCTACCACCATCTTCACCAGCTAGCGACGGCAGAAAATAACCCCAACCAGGTTGTGACGTACTTGCGCCCGCTACATCTCGATCCGTTCTCGGCTGGTGTTCGAGGACCGCACAAAGCTGCTCCGTGAATGGAGCAATCCGTGCAGTCAAATTATGACACTAGACGGTCCTCTGCCGATCGGCCGGAAAGCCGATGTAAGCCAATGTTGGTGAACAGTGCGTCCCAGGTGTACCTAGCACGGAAGACGTAACGCACTGCTCTTGTTGTAGCGTAGCAGAACCAAATAGCACTTAGCCTTGACTTAATTTATCGACATATAGTAGATATTTGCATGAGAGTGGTCAATGTGGCGTAAAGACAATTTTTTCAGAGTAGCAAAAAGAAGagcagtattttatttttattttatttcatttagaGTTGTGGGAAAAATCTCCCAGCAGGAGCGTACTCGAGTTGGTTTAAATAGCAGATTGGTTGAGTTTGCCGTATGTCCTTTTTTCCGTCCAAAAAAGCCAAGCTAACGGTCTTATCCAACGTCATTGGTTAGATGGACAGTTGTGAAGAGTATCGAGTTCGTTTATTACTCTATGATGTTAGCATTTTGAGACTTTTTGTATGAAGTATGTAAAATATTGTGTACGTTTCATGAAATAAATACAAGACAAACTTTTACTCAACTACAACTATTTTGTATTAGCTTATACGAATATATATCacattaaaaatacataaataatttaaaattaagatccaattcatataaaaaaatagCAGTTGAAGATGCACCGCAATGCATTTAacggtatttaaaaaatttcaattttgaaatgtGGTGAATATGCAACCCCCCCGAACAACAACTATCATCTTCACCACAGCCACACAGTGGTTCTCCGTCATGTCAAAATGTTGTGAAATTACAAACTCACCtctatttgttcttttttctcctttcttccGAACCACTGTAAATCATCCAAAATGTGACGAAATTAGAATGAAAACGAACCACAACTATTACGAAACAATCTTTCCATACATTTAAGACACCTCCAAGGCACGGGACTATTCTATTGCTTGCGTAAAAAGCCCACAAACGGTACGCGCCCGCAACGCACGCCGGAGTGACGAACCTTTGAAGTAAAGAGTGAAAACTCCCGGTTTTCGTACTGCGCAACATAAACaatccattttgttttaatgtcgAATTTCACAACTATCCGTACGCTAGCTGCATTCGGACGGAACGCACTCGGTCGGTCTCAGTATTGTGTAGTGTTTCCAAATCAAGTAAGTATATCGCTCCCAATCAGCATTGTAGGGAATGATTTCGACGAAAAGTGTCCTTCTGTTCCTAGCGGGTGTATTACTTGCAGTAAGTATTTGGACTTTGCACTTAAGTGTTTCCGGTCTCGAGCTACTGCTTCTCATCCTCCcagggtttttgtgttggGAAGGGGCGTTGGGGGTGGACTCGCATAGGGATGATTCCGTGTGCGCGGGGTCAGCGAGGGAGATACGCTTGAATCATTTTAATGCCTAGCGCCCAGACATGCGATAACATGCAAGTCACCACGCGATTCGATTCGTTTGCATCGCGATAGTTGGTGGGGAGTACTTCTTCATACGCGCGTGAGAAGCTTGCCCAATTGTACACGTTTTCTCATCATTCAATATTTACCGATAAGAGCATATCGGTCGGTCCGATTACTAAACGGTACATATCTCCTTTGGCTCCTTTATAGTACGGTGTCAATCGGTTCTACGGTCAGTCTACGGCAACCCACTCAGTCGACGGCACGATGGAAGACTACAAGAACGCAAAGTCGGTGTATGACTTCACCGTAAAGGATTCGCAGGGTGCTGATGTTAGCCTGGAGAAGTACCGCGGCAAGGTGCTGCTAATCGTCAACATTGCCTCGCAGTGTGGCCTAACGAAAGGCAATTATGCCGAGCTGACAGAGCTATCGCAAAAGTACGCGGACAAGGGTAAGATTTTAATGGTCGGGAGGCCGTCCAGAACGTTCCCGTACAAAGGAAGAAGACGTTTGTGATGcaatatttattaataatGCGATAATTTGGTTCtagatttcaaaattctatccTTTCCGTGCAATCAGTTCGGTGGCCAAATGCCGGAAGGTGACGGTGAGGAAATGGTGTGCCATTTGCGTTCGGCCAAGGCAGAAGTTGGAGACGTTTTCGCTAAGGTATGTTAATTTTAAGTGCATGTCAGTAAACATTATACGTACGTTGCTGCGTCTGTCCTTGACGTGCGGTCGATAAAACCGAAACAAGGGAAGCTTACGTTTTAGCcagttatttatttaagcGTATGAGTGTAACATGTAATTAATATACTCGACAATCAATACTGTACAAAGCGTGTTATACACTTACAATGCATGCAAgagttatttttataataCCACTATAGGATAATGAAATAGTTtttccaaattcaaatttctaTACAACGCTTATCAACGGTCAATCGTTCGTGTTatgcattttatttcactAGATCGATGTAAACGGTGATGGCGCACATCCGCTCTACAAGTATCTGAAGCACAAACAGGGTGGCACGTTGGGTGATTCGATCAAGTGGAACTTTGCCAAATTTTTGGTCAACAAGGACGGACAGCCGGTGGATCGCTATGCACCAACTACGTCGCCCAGTAGCATTGTTAAGGACATTGATAAATTGCTAGGCTAGGGAAATGaggcgggggaaaaaaacaccctGGAACAGTATTGCAATGTGGTGGGATGGTAGTACCAGTACAGGAGGTTGTTATTGGGGGAGTTAATCAATGGGATATATGAGCACATGGACGTAATCTAAATGGCCTGTTTATAATCTATTCATAGTATatggaaaaatcaataaaaccaTTTTCGTTATTGTTGGAACTAAGAACTTGGTCAATTTGGTATGCTTTGAAGGTGTTGGGACcggaattattttattatattgaaTAGAGAAGTCGTTAATACGTATTAcggatcaaacaaaacaatcgagTATCCTGAATCTATCAGTAGAATCACTATTATCAtctcttttccatttccatttccagaTTAAGGTAAACGGTGACGATGCGGATCCGTTGTACAAATACCTAAAGCACAAGCAGGGTGGCATTTTGGGTGATTCCATCAAATGGAACTTCTCCAAGTTCCTCATAAACAAGGACGGGCAGCCGGTGGATCGCTATGCGCCGACCACATCACCCAAGAGCATCGTTAAGGATATCGATAAGCTGTTGGAAGCATAGAAATCTTACCAGTAGAATGGCCGCGCCAATCAGCCGGTAAAACCGGCCCTTTCACATCACACTACACAGCatttgcaattgtttttctgtcgcttttacctacacacacgcgcttCGCACGTGGTGGGACTATTTCCGGTTCCTCCTTTCTTCTAATATGTCTTTCGTTGTAAACAGTCAGTCGTTCAAGAAATAAACATCGTGTTTGTTTAGTATGTTTGTGTCTTTTACTGGCGTTCTACCGCGGCCATTGAACGTACCACTGTTacaggaaagaaacaaaaacactattTTGCCAAATGTGTGTAACGCACGATCATCGGTCTGACGTTCGGACCTGGCCGATTTGCATTATTCATTGGTCTCTAAACCTCGATAAGTTTATAAGGTTGTGTGTTGTAGGAAACCACCAAAGAAATTCTATTTAATACTCCATTGCACCTCATTCCATTTCCAGTACAGCGCGGATACTTCACACGGGTGGATTAGTTGGGGCGTCGAAgaagttaatttaaattctttaATTTGAAGCTCCACAAAGGTAAACGTTTGAATAACAATTTTTTGCAAGTTGCTATCAACGCATTTTTGGTGCCGTTTTGTGCCGGTAAGGAGGAAAAGGTAGAAGCAGTGTCGGTAGTGTCGAACAACTTGCGCACATGGTTTATTCGTGTCGTGTTGCTACCCTTTTGACCTGTTGGCCGGTTCGTCAGTTAACCAGTGACAGTGTTGGACTGACGTGATTGGACAGTTTTGACGTAATTTTACATTCCATAGGGTCAATCTGCACGTGCCGGGAACATTTGATA
This genomic window from Anopheles maculipalpis chromosome 2RL, idAnoMacuDA_375_x, whole genome shotgun sequence contains:
- the LOC126559029 gene encoding uncharacterized protein LOC126559029 isoform X3, whose amino-acid sequence is MEDYKNAKSVYDFTVKDSQGADVSLEKYRGKVLLIVNIASQCGLTKGNYAELTELSQKYADKDFKILSFPCNQFGGQMPEGDGEEMVCHLRSAKAEVGDVFAKIDVNGDGAHPLYKYLKHKQGGTLGDSIKWNFAKFLVNKDGQPVDRYAPTTSPSSIVKDIDKLLG
- the LOC126559029 gene encoding uncharacterized protein LOC126559029 isoform X1, which translates into the protein MSNFTTIRTLAAFGRNALGRSQYCVVFPNQYGVNRFYGQSTATHSVDGTMEDYKNAKSVYDFTVKDSQGADVSLEKYRGKVLLIVNIASQCGLTKGNYAELTELSQKYADKDFKILSFPCNQFGGQMPEGDGEEMVCHLRSAKAEVGDVFAKIKVNGDDADPLYKYLKHKQGGILGDSIKWNFSKFLINKDGQPVDRYAPTTSPKSIVKDIDKLLEA
- the LOC126559769 gene encoding uncharacterized protein LOC126559769, encoding MWSKIFLATFLLGLTLAEKKNVTEQSVEAPAPGAKEKRQTEHETRSVPLSLIANRRQQALHQQQQQEYYQSEEGSFYAAQPSSGQPSIAYKPSAAGAHKAANSQEQQPQYQELPPEYISLLHQLAEHQPKASALKQGKAVSQQYEPQSHAQHSKPNQVQYITEEEYAQLLKQAQQQGPPAAHHHHQQPPQGLQAYGRPSAHSPPSASHKYRPSIQLLETAEEQQGSYGQQEGEQYRIQYKSIQQAGTVTPVPKPVSSFSFENELAKLVESNRPLAYHSVPHHPGRQHDSQHEAQRYGPTPSPQSHEYTYVQAGPAHGREHGAPQPPKQSIKAQYIAPFAQGLPLSGPKISPAHLQVGPQKFVDSAPPAQKYQFIAQPEQSGPSKAQLHHHQQQQQHQQQQQHHHHHQAPAHQGQQYFAEVSPKQQAGTPSPKIQYYIPKEKNVQIYYQQAQQQQQQQQQVIEQHSPQHPMKIVEAPQLQNEKPQKTVQSHHRSKPAEQQQQQQVHQHRYAPRDKQQDSIDPHAPSRSAIYVSQSTGVNQATAAATPAPSAHGHKIPPKIDRPLTQEEFQALVDAGYSVVPVPVPVPVPISQYQQQQQAAHHAGHPGAPHPGARGGPHPTPAARQAAQASRYHHLHQLATAENNPNQVVTYLRPLHLDPFSAGVRGPHKAAP
- the LOC126559029 gene encoding uncharacterized protein LOC126559029 isoform X2, whose amino-acid sequence is MSNFTTIRTLAAFGRNALGRSQYCVVFPNQYGVNRFYGQSTATHSVDGTMEDYKNAKSVYDFTVKDSQGADVSLEKYRGKVLLIVNIASQCGLTKGNYAELTELSQKYADKDFKILSFPCNQFGGQMPEGDGEEMVCHLRSAKAEVGDVFAKIDVNGDGAHPLYKYLKHKQGGTLGDSIKWNFAKFLVNKDGQPVDRYAPTTSPSSIVKDIDKLLG